In one Tepidisphaeraceae bacterium genomic region, the following are encoded:
- a CDS encoding sigma 54-interacting transcriptional regulator has protein sequence MAHPSPATLGQLKATGYQPVSVKDELRRNLIAKLKAGEELFPGIVGYRDSVIPQVVNGILAKHDLLFLGLRGQAKTRILRALPSLLDEWIPVLAGTEINDDPIAPTTKTGKRMIAEQGDDTKIEWVHRSNRYSEKLATPDVTIADLIGEIDLVKHAEGRYLSDETTMHFGLIPRSNRGIFAINELPDLAPRIQVGLFNVLEERDIQIRGYPIRLDLDVCLVFSANPEDYTNRGRIVTPLKDRIGSVIRTHYPETVAEGIQIVEDNAWLDRSGDSSSSGVKVEMPGFMAETVEEVVRLARHSPHVSQASGVSVRTSIANMEVAVSNAERRGILTGESRVMPRVCDLNALVASCRGKIEMTLAEEDAAEDKLIKSLVGEAVKTVFNRYADLDEYELISEQFKGNLTFPAGDDLSAEEFVANMKAIKGLPQAASGLAKEMQLNGSDVATLASVGEFLLEGLYVNNRLSKFNSKGKTYFKK, from the coding sequence ATGGCACACCCCTCTCCTGCAACGCTGGGCCAGTTGAAGGCCACTGGATATCAACCCGTCTCCGTCAAAGACGAGCTCCGCCGTAATTTGATCGCCAAGCTGAAGGCGGGTGAGGAGCTGTTCCCCGGCATCGTCGGGTATCGCGATTCGGTCATTCCTCAGGTCGTTAACGGCATCCTCGCCAAGCACGACTTGCTGTTCCTCGGTTTGCGCGGCCAGGCCAAGACGCGCATCCTGCGGGCGTTGCCGTCGCTGCTGGACGAGTGGATCCCCGTGCTGGCCGGCACCGAGATCAACGATGACCCGATCGCGCCGACGACCAAGACCGGCAAGCGCATGATCGCCGAGCAAGGGGACGACACGAAGATCGAATGGGTGCACCGCTCGAACCGCTACAGCGAGAAGCTGGCGACACCAGATGTGACGATCGCCGACCTGATCGGTGAGATCGACCTGGTGAAGCACGCGGAGGGCCGATACCTGTCGGACGAGACGACGATGCACTTCGGCCTGATCCCGCGCAGCAATCGCGGCATCTTTGCAATCAACGAACTGCCTGACCTTGCGCCCCGCATTCAGGTGGGCCTGTTCAACGTGCTGGAAGAGCGCGACATTCAGATTCGCGGCTATCCGATTCGGCTGGATCTGGACGTCTGCCTCGTCTTTAGCGCCAACCCGGAAGACTACACGAACCGCGGCCGGATCGTGACGCCGTTGAAGGACCGCATCGGCAGCGTCATTCGCACGCACTATCCCGAGACGGTCGCCGAGGGCATCCAGATCGTCGAGGACAACGCGTGGCTGGACCGCAGTGGTGACAGTTCATCGAGCGGCGTGAAGGTTGAAATGCCCGGCTTTATGGCCGAGACGGTCGAAGAGGTGGTTCGGCTGGCTCGCCATAGCCCACATGTCAGTCAGGCGTCGGGCGTGAGCGTCCGCACGAGCATCGCGAACATGGAGGTCGCCGTCAGCAACGCCGAACGGCGAGGGATCCTGACCGGCGAGTCGCGCGTCATGCCTCGCGTATGCGACCTGAACGCGCTGGTGGCCAGCTGTCGCGGCAAGATCGAGATGACGCTCGCCGAGGAGGACGCCGCCGAGGACAAGCTGATCAAAAGTCTCGTCGGCGAGGCCGTGAAGACGGTCTTCAACCGCTACGCTGATCTGGACGAGTACGAACTGATCAGCGAGCAATTCAAGGGCAACCTGACCTTCCCCGCCGGCGACGACCTGAGCGCCGAGGAGTTCGTCGCGAACATGAAGGCCATCAAGGGCCTGCCGCAGGCGGCCAGTGGTCTGGCGAAGGAAATGCAGCTGAACGGCAGCGACGTCGCGACGCTAGCCAGCGTGGGCGAGTTCCTGCTGGAAGGGCTGTACGTCAACAACCGGTTGAGCAAGTTCAACTCGAAGGGGAAGACGTATTTCAAGAAGTAG
- a CDS encoding rhomboid family intramembrane serine protease, whose protein sequence is MFLPIRTDSPLRYTPYMNWAIIALNIVAYVLQQQLGYGRWGAYMIWPTNPEVPSFVSYAFMHDGFMHLFGNMLFLYIFGNNVNDKMGHVGYLGFYLSAAVVSGIGHMMTSMAPVLGASGAVSAVTGAYLVLFPRSSITIIYFFFLIGSIEIPSMYFILLYFLKDLVGFSGMTGNVAYGAHIAGTIFGFLLCLGLLAVHLLPRDQFDVLALFGRWNKRRQYRDMVSQGFDPFAPTTKVDPRKPAAPPDPRTLRIAELRAEAANAISKHDLPTAAKIYLELKNLDETQVLARQAQLDVANQLASQQLFTEAADAYERFLKAYPNFEQIEQVELMLGLVYARYLNRYDQAKLHLVRAIARLHGERQLAMAKGELARIEPLIRVIGAR, encoded by the coding sequence ATGTTCCTCCCGATTCGGACCGACAGCCCGCTTCGTTACACGCCCTACATGAACTGGGCGATCATCGCGCTCAACATCGTCGCGTACGTGTTGCAGCAGCAATTGGGGTATGGGCGCTGGGGGGCGTACATGATCTGGCCCACCAATCCGGAAGTGCCCAGCTTCGTCAGCTACGCGTTCATGCACGATGGGTTCATGCACCTGTTCGGCAACATGCTGTTCCTCTACATTTTCGGGAACAACGTGAACGACAAGATGGGCCATGTCGGCTATCTGGGCTTTTACCTGTCGGCGGCCGTCGTTTCGGGCATCGGACACATGATGACCTCGATGGCGCCGGTGCTGGGGGCCAGCGGGGCAGTCAGCGCCGTTACGGGGGCGTACCTGGTGCTGTTCCCGCGGTCGAGCATCACGATCATCTACTTCTTCTTTTTGATCGGGTCGATCGAGATCCCGTCGATGTACTTCATCCTGCTGTACTTCCTGAAGGACCTCGTCGGCTTCTCGGGCATGACGGGCAACGTGGCGTACGGCGCGCACATCGCCGGGACGATTTTCGGCTTCCTGCTCTGCCTGGGGCTGCTGGCCGTACACTTGCTCCCGCGCGACCAGTTCGACGTGCTGGCGCTGTTCGGCCGGTGGAACAAGCGCCGGCAGTACCGCGACATGGTCTCGCAGGGATTCGACCCGTTCGCGCCGACGACGAAGGTCGACCCCCGCAAGCCTGCGGCCCCGCCCGACCCGCGCACGCTGCGCATCGCCGAACTGCGCGCCGAGGCCGCCAACGCGATATCCAAGCACGATCTGCCAACCGCGGCCAAGATCTATCTGGAACTGAAGAACCTCGACGAGACCCAGGTGCTCGCCCGCCAGGCGCAGCTGGACGTTGCCAACCAGCTCGCCAGCCAGCAACTGTTCACCGAGGCCGCCGACGCCTACGAGCGGTTCCTGAAGGCCTACCCCAACTTCGAGCAGATCGAGCAGGTCGAGCTGATGCTCGGCCTCGTTTACGCCCGCTACCTCAACCGCTACGACCAGGCCAAGCTGCACCTCGTCCGCGCCATCGCCCGCCTGCACGGCGAGCGCCAGCTGGCGATGGCCAAGGGGGAACTGGCCCGCATCGAACCGCTCATCAGGGTCATCGGCGCTCGCTAG
- a CDS encoding CDP-alcohol phosphatidyltransferase family protein, whose translation MQRHVPNALTGFRLVLAAMFFVLLSFYQYEGRGDPGLLGIAFVVYVIALVTDYLDGHLARKWNVSSAFGRVVDPFADKILVLGAFIFFAGKNFIIPESDRADSFVVTTITGVAPGMVVLMLGRELLVTSLRGLVESAGASFGAAWIGKFKLAFQSGTVLAILVYVTALPWLRDHDYTRTETVATVLRDIGIWGTVLITLYSGVEYVQRAVAMYRQSLQSGGSSVDAAPATVAPQDKAP comes from the coding sequence ATGCAGCGTCACGTTCCCAATGCTCTCACCGGTTTCCGCCTGGTCCTGGCGGCGATGTTCTTCGTTTTGCTTAGCTTTTATCAGTACGAAGGACGTGGTGATCCTGGCCTGCTCGGCATCGCATTTGTGGTTTATGTGATCGCGCTGGTGACGGACTACCTCGACGGTCACCTCGCGCGCAAGTGGAACGTCAGCAGCGCGTTTGGGCGGGTGGTGGACCCGTTTGCGGACAAAATTCTGGTGCTCGGGGCGTTCATCTTCTTCGCGGGCAAAAACTTCATCATTCCTGAATCCGATCGTGCCGATTCGTTTGTAGTGACTACGATCACCGGCGTTGCGCCGGGCATGGTCGTTTTGATGCTCGGCCGGGAATTGCTCGTCACCAGCCTGCGCGGGCTGGTGGAAAGCGCCGGCGCCAGCTTCGGCGCCGCTTGGATCGGCAAGTTCAAGCTGGCCTTTCAGTCGGGCACTGTGCTGGCGATTCTAGTCTACGTGACCGCGTTGCCCTGGCTACGCGACCACGATTACACCCGCACCGAAACGGTCGCTACGGTACTGCGGGACATCGGGATCTGGGGAACGGTGCTCATCACGCTGTACAGCGGTGTGGAATACGTGCAGCGGGCCGTGGCGATGTACCGACAGTCCTTGCAGTCCGGGGGTTCATCAGTTGACGCGGCACCGGCGACCGTTGCACCCCAGGACAAGGCACCGTGA
- a CDS encoding J domain-containing protein — protein MAKRDYYEVLGINRNASADEIKKAHRKLVRKYHPDVNRDNPTANEQFKEVQEAYDVLSDVPKRQNYDQFGHAGVDAGAAGAAGVDPFEAFRRAQQTRGRTRRGAPGEEFDYGPFGGGGATGADFSSVFEQMFGGNATGRPGGRAGPGAGRRYTPPTRGADVEHPVTLSFEQAARGVTLPLQINRDGRLETIDIKIPPGVKDGSRVRIKGRGQQSDAGGGDLYIITTVRPHAYYRRDGLDISVDVPMSLYEALLGTKVEVPTLDGMVTVTIPPGTNSGSRLRIKGRGVFRGEEKGDQYVVTKVIVPKNLSPEATELVKQLQAAQPLDARSDVKW, from the coding sequence ATGGCCAAACGGGATTATTACGAAGTTCTGGGGATCAACCGCAACGCGTCGGCCGACGAGATCAAGAAGGCGCACCGCAAGCTCGTGCGCAAGTATCACCCCGACGTGAACCGCGACAATCCCACCGCCAACGAGCAGTTCAAGGAAGTGCAGGAGGCCTACGACGTGCTGTCGGACGTCCCCAAGCGCCAGAACTACGACCAGTTCGGCCACGCCGGTGTGGACGCCGGGGCCGCCGGCGCCGCGGGGGTCGATCCGTTCGAAGCCTTCCGCCGGGCTCAGCAGACGCGCGGCCGCACTCGCCGCGGGGCGCCGGGTGAGGAGTTCGACTACGGACCCTTTGGTGGCGGTGGCGCGACCGGGGCCGACTTCTCCAGTGTGTTCGAGCAAATGTTCGGTGGTAACGCCACCGGTCGGCCTGGTGGCCGGGCGGGTCCTGGCGCTGGCCGCCGGTATACGCCCCCCACCCGCGGCGCGGACGTGGAGCATCCCGTCACGCTGTCGTTCGAACAGGCTGCCCGCGGCGTCACGCTGCCGCTGCAGATCAATCGCGATGGCAGGCTGGAAACGATCGACATCAAGATCCCACCTGGCGTGAAGGACGGTAGCCGGGTGCGCATCAAAGGGCGCGGCCAGCAGTCCGACGCTGGGGGTGGCGACCTCTACATCATCACCACGGTCCGCCCGCACGCGTATTACCGCCGCGACGGACTCGACATCTCGGTCGACGTGCCCATGAGCCTGTACGAAGCCCTCCTCGGCACCAAGGTGGAAGTGCCGACGCTCGACGGCATGGTCACCGTCACCATTCCGCCCGGCACCAACAGCGGGTCGCGGTTGCGCATCAAAGGGCGCGGCGTCTTCCGTGGTGAGGAAAAGGGTGACCAGTACGTGGTGACGAAGGTCATCGTCCCGAAGAACCTCTCACCTGAAGCGACGGAGCTTGTGAAGCAACTGCAGGCGGCCCAGCCGTTGGATGCGCGATCGGACGTGAAGTGGTAG
- a CDS encoding YihY/virulence factor BrkB family protein: protein MAQMTKNDVWPMVKEAGVDWMDDKASKLAAALAYYTVISLAPLVIITIKIVGWVYRDHPEAAVEKQANDLTGGMAGETIGQIIKNAGEQGAGFFATIISIIIVLVSASAVFAELQDSLNTIWEVKPKPNRGIWGTIKDRFLSMAMVLAIAFLFIISLAVSTAIGAVSGGIMESTIGSDNIVTKVIVVTIDLVISTAVVTVLFAAIYKFLPDVNIAWRDVWVGALLTGILFQLGKYALTIYFNVSAPASAYGAAGSLIALLIWLYYSAQILFFGAEVTQVYARKFGSGINPTENAMPVTDAERANRGQAPGATTAKAPQQLPSPARPVALRPGMGSVKDPDMKRPLIFGGGGIAAGLLLGAAGAYAMKRSNKPGRRAVAAVDLDHRLDAVEERMLHIKGLYDTAYNLNRPKPVKVEVPVEKIVEVSKPVPVPQPPPTLSWSTALHNAVWKHPKLWPIAKAMQLYKLTTR, encoded by the coding sequence ATGGCGCAAATGACCAAGAACGACGTTTGGCCGATGGTGAAAGAGGCCGGCGTCGACTGGATGGACGACAAGGCGTCCAAGCTGGCGGCGGCGTTGGCGTACTACACGGTGATCTCGCTGGCACCGTTGGTCATCATCACGATCAAAATTGTCGGCTGGGTTTACAGAGATCATCCCGAAGCCGCCGTCGAGAAACAGGCCAACGATCTTACCGGTGGCATGGCGGGTGAGACGATCGGTCAGATCATCAAGAATGCCGGCGAGCAAGGCGCTGGCTTCTTCGCAACCATCATCAGCATCATTATCGTCCTCGTGTCGGCCAGCGCGGTCTTCGCAGAGCTTCAGGACTCGCTCAACACCATCTGGGAAGTGAAGCCAAAACCGAACCGCGGCATCTGGGGGACGATCAAAGACCGGTTCCTGTCGATGGCGATGGTGCTGGCGATCGCGTTTCTCTTCATTATTTCGTTGGCCGTCAGCACAGCCATCGGTGCGGTATCCGGTGGGATCATGGAAAGTACAATTGGTTCGGACAACATCGTCACGAAGGTCATAGTAGTCACGATCGATCTGGTCATCTCAACAGCGGTCGTAACGGTCCTTTTCGCCGCGATCTACAAATTTCTACCGGACGTGAACATCGCATGGCGGGACGTTTGGGTCGGTGCGCTGCTGACTGGCATTCTCTTCCAACTCGGCAAGTACGCCTTAACGATCTACTTCAACGTGAGCGCACCCGCCTCCGCCTACGGTGCCGCGGGGTCACTGATCGCCCTGTTGATCTGGCTGTACTACTCGGCACAAATCCTGTTCTTCGGTGCCGAGGTCACGCAGGTTTACGCCCGCAAGTTCGGTAGCGGCATCAACCCGACCGAGAACGCGATGCCCGTCACCGACGCCGAGCGCGCCAACCGCGGCCAGGCCCCCGGCGCCACGACGGCCAAGGCCCCACAGCAACTGCCATCGCCCGCCCGGCCCGTCGCCCTTCGCCCGGGTATGGGTAGTGTGAAAGATCCAGACATGAAGCGCCCGCTGATCTTCGGCGGTGGAGGTATCGCCGCGGGACTACTCTTGGGAGCCGCGGGCGCATACGCGATGAAGCGGTCGAACAAGCCCGGCCGCCGGGCGGTCGCTGCGGTTGATCTGGACCATCGTCTCGATGCGGTCGAGGAGCGGATGCTGCACATCAAGGGCCTGTATGACACCGCCTATAACTTGAATCGTCCGAAGCCGGTCAAGGTTGAGGTGCCGGTGGAGAAGATCGTGGAAGTTTCCAAACCCGTCCCCGTGCCCCAGCCGCCCCCGACGCTGAGCTGGAGTACCGCGTTGCACAATGCGGTCTGGAAGCACCCGAAGCTGTGGCCAATCGCCAAGGCGATGCAGTTGTACAAGCTGACGACGCGGTAA
- a CDS encoding iron-sulfur cluster assembly accessory protein codes for MILLSESAAKEIKKIIAEQGLPDGATKLRVGVKGGGCSGFSYMLDLTEEPKTDVDEELESNGVKILVDMKSYLYLSGVEIDFKDEVMGRGFVFKNPNATSSCGCGSSFSA; via the coding sequence ATGATTCTGCTTTCTGAATCGGCTGCCAAGGAAATCAAGAAGATCATCGCCGAACAGGGCCTGCCCGACGGCGCGACCAAGCTGCGCGTCGGTGTGAAGGGTGGCGGATGCTCGGGCTTCAGCTACATGCTGGACCTGACGGAAGAGCCCAAGACCGACGTCGACGAAGAGCTGGAAAGCAACGGCGTGAAGATCCTGGTCGACATGAAGAGCTACCTGTACCTGTCCGGCGTCGAGATCGACTTCAAGGACGAGGTGATGGGCCGCGGTTTCGTCTTCAAGAACCCCAACGCCACCAGCAGCTGCGGCTGCGGTAGCAGCTTCTCGGCCTAA
- a CDS encoding CoA-binding protein — protein sequence MSNEACTLPGSRDESEEAQIRRMLAADRIAIVGLSDKPNRPSHMIGQYLKRMGKTVIPVNPQFETAIGLKCYATLADVPGPIDLVNVFRRSELCAEVARDAVAVGAKGVWLQSGIVNDDAREAAQRAGIDYVEDRCIMIEHQYRQDRSY from the coding sequence ATGTCCAACGAAGCCTGCACGCTACCGGGATCGCGCGACGAGTCGGAAGAAGCCCAGATCCGCCGAATGCTCGCCGCTGACCGCATCGCGATCGTCGGCCTGAGCGATAAACCGAACCGCCCGAGCCACATGATCGGTCAATATTTGAAACGAATGGGCAAGACGGTCATCCCCGTCAACCCGCAGTTCGAGACCGCGATCGGCCTGAAGTGCTACGCCACGCTGGCCGACGTGCCCGGCCCGATCGACCTCGTCAACGTCTTCCGCCGTAGCGAACTCTGTGCGGAAGTCGCCCGAGACGCGGTGGCGGTGGGGGCCAAGGGCGTGTGGTTGCAATCGGGCATCGTGAACGACGACGCCCGCGAAGCCGCGCAGCGGGCGGGCATCGACTACGTGGAAGACCGCTGCATCATGATCGAGCACCAGTATCGCCAGGACCGGTCGTATTAG
- a CDS encoding Rrf2 family transcriptional regulator: MATLSFSRTTDYALIAMAFLSERAGVWSAREVSVETGLPASLLAKILKSLQQQGWLTSTRGVNGGYQLSADLQKISLLQLVTVLESVEPCTCPEVGEYPSAPPLVALKSRLHQFLTDVKLSDLVLAGRRIDVPFEAVGIGSKTNKTPAPVATGVTATTASASTTTASN, from the coding sequence ATGGCCACGCTGTCCTTCAGCCGAACGACCGATTACGCGTTGATCGCGATGGCGTTCCTGTCGGAGCGGGCGGGGGTTTGGTCGGCCCGGGAGGTGTCGGTGGAGACCGGCTTGCCCGCGTCGCTGCTGGCGAAGATTTTGAAGTCGCTGCAGCAGCAGGGGTGGCTGACGAGCACGCGAGGGGTGAACGGTGGATATCAATTATCCGCCGATTTACAGAAAATCTCGCTGCTGCAACTGGTGACCGTGCTAGAGTCGGTTGAACCGTGCACTTGTCCAGAAGTGGGTGAGTACCCGTCGGCCCCGCCCCTGGTTGCACTGAAGAGCAGGCTGCACCAGTTCCTGACCGACGTGAAGCTGTCGGACCTGGTACTGGCGGGCCGGCGGATCGACGTGCCGTTCGAGGCCGTCGGCATCGGATCCAAGACTAACAAGACCCCCGCGCCGGTGGCGACGGGCGTGACCGCGACGACGGCGTCGGCATCAACGACGACGGCGAGCAACTAA